The nucleotide sequence CCACCTGTAAATAGCTGTTATTCGTCAGGTTGATCTGAGCGTCAAAGGTGCCGAGCGTTGGTGTCGTGGCAATATCACGATCCGTACGACGAAACTTCACATCATTCACTAACACGTGTGCAGAAAGGCCCGCATCCGCTTGTGCCGGATCAAAATCAACCACCAGCCCCCGTTCTCCATCGACATTGACACGAGCACCTTTAACCGTCATATCATCAAGCAATACAAACGATGCAGAGCCTTCATAAATTGCCGCATCGGAGACAGCACCACTGGCAACATCCACTTCACCATCGATATACACATAATCAACGGCACTGCGATTTGCCAGCACCGCATCCATCTCAATGCCACTTTCATTTTGGCCTTTGGCATTTTTAAGCAACAGATAGCTGCCCGGTTTTATATCAATATTGCGATAAGCCACACTGTTCAGAATGGCATCGCCGAGGCGAGCGTTATAAACGTTGATATCGCCGCCATTGGTCTCGGGAATACCAATGCGTAATCCATCATCGACAATATCCAGCGTAATATTATTCAGTTCTAAACCGTCTTTACCTGAGTTGGACTGGAAGCTCACGGTACTGGTCAGCCGGGCACCGGGATTGCTGCCATTACCATCAGGATCTTCAAAATAGGTATCAAACGAGAGACTGTTTGGCAGGCTGACATTAAACGTCATGCC is from Bacterioplanoides sp. SCSIO 12839 and encodes:
- a CDS encoding DUF6160 family protein gives rise to the protein MAAKCYLGLLGLLSCASATQALEALDDSAMSAVTGQAQAQGIRLTSEFDTSINAITYTDDDGYYRTDRNEDNASQNAGTIRLSPIRVATPTNRPIVIDLSVATNAAGETGLVLENRDMALDVDIGKIEINGVSIGSYGQNNFRIGTENGGLASDSFRIELYGGGADVASGPNDDVGGTSGMTFNVSLPNSLSFDTYFEDPDGNGSNPGARLTSTVSFQSNSGKDGLELNNITLDIVDDGLRIGIPETNGGDINVYNARLGDAILNSVAYRNIDIKPGSYLLLKNAKGQNESGIEMDAVLANRSAVDYVYIDGEVDVASGAVSDAAIYEGSASFVLLDDMTVKGARVNVDGERGLVVDFDPAQADAGLSAHVLVNDVKFRRTDRDIATTPTLGTFDAQINLTNNSYLQVEGH